The genome window GACCGCCACGGTGCACTCGCAGACGCTCAGCAAGGTGGTCACTCCCGAGCCGGCCGCGGAGGAGCCTGGAATTGTTCCCGATGACGCATCCTCACTGACCCATCCCGCGGATGCTGACACTGAGCGACCCGTACACCAGGAGACCCCCGAGGAAACCGTGGAGCGGCTCAACCGCGAGAACGCTCGGGAACGCGACCGCAACGACCGCGAGCGTAACGACAAGGACCAGTAAACCGACAGCCGCTGCCTGTCGGCGGCTTCGTTCCGACGATCCAACACCTGAAGGATTCACCTACCATGGCACGAACCGGCCCGGGCTCGGCGGCCAAACGGACTCTCGTTTGGCTTGGCGTAGTCTTTGCACTCCTCGCGCTGCTGCTTGGCGGCGGCTCGCTCTGGAGCAACGCCAGCTGGACCCCAAAGCTCGCCCTCGACCTCGAGGGCGGCACCCAGATGATCCTTGCCCCTGAGGTGCAGGGCAGCAGCACAGGCGAGATCACCCCCGAACAGCTGGACCAGGCGGTTGAGATTATCCGCCAGCGCGTCGACGGCAGCGGCGTCGCCGAAGCGGAGATCAGTACCCAATCGGGACAGAATGTCATCGTCGCTCTTCCCGGCATCCCCGAACCGGAAACCCGGGAGCTCATCCAGGCCTCCGCGCAGATGGAGTTCCGTCCGGTCCTTTTCGGCGGACCGGGACAGGCTCCGGCAGCGCAGACTCCCACCCCGGAAGACCAGTTGCCCACCCCGAGCGCTGAGCCCACCGACGCGAGCGACCCCAACTGGATCACCGCCGAGCTCCTGCAGGAGTTTGAGGCAACCGACTGCACCAGCCCGGAAGCGCTGGAGCCCGCGGTCGAGCCCGCGGCGGGCGACCAACCGACGATTGCGTGCGAGCCCGATACCCAGGGGAAGTACATCCTGGGCCCCGTCGAGGTGCGTGGGACCGAGATCGAGTCGGCCGACTATGGCATGGCACGCAGCGCCCAGGGCCAGTCGCTGAATGAGTGGGTTGTCAACATCGACTTCAACGATGAGGCAACCGAGACGTTCCGCGCCGTAACCGAGCGTCTGTTCGCCATCGGAGCCGGAGATCCCCGGAACCAGTTCGCCATTGTGCTCGACGGCGTCATCGTGTCTGCCCCGACCACCAACGCGGTGATCCCAGACGGGCGCCCGCAGATCAGCGGCAGCTTTACTGAAGAGTCCGCAGCCGCGCTCTCCGAGCAGCTGAAGTACGGTGCGCTGCCGATCAGCTTCGAGATCCAGAGTGAACAGCAGATCTCGGCAACGCTCGGCGCCGACCAGCTTCGATTGGGCCTGATCGCCGGCGTCATCGGACTTGTGCTTGTTGCCGTCTATTCCCTGTTCCAGTACCGGATGCTTGGGCTTGTGACCATTGCATCACTCGTCGTGGCAGGCGGCTTGACCTACCTGGCCATCTGCATCCTGGGGTGGACGGAAAACTACCGCCTGTCGCTGGCAGGTGTGGCCGGTCTCATCGTGGCCATCGGCCAGACAGCCGACTCGTTCATCGTCTACTTCGAACGCATCCGTGATGAGCTCCGAGACGGACGCGGCCTGGTATCCGCCGTCGAGAACGGCTGGCGCAGGGCCAAGCGTACGGTTCTGGCGTCCAAGGCAATGAACCTCCTGGCCGCCGTCGTGCTCTACTTCGTGGCGGTCGGAAACGTGCGTGGATTCGCCTTCACGCTCGGTCTGACAGCCATCGCCGACCTCATTGTGGTGTTCCTGTTCACCCACCCGACCATGCGCCTGCTCGCGATGACGCGTTTCTTCGGCGAGGGCCACCGCTGGTCCGGCCTGGACCCGACCAGGCTCGGTGCGCTGCCCCTGTACCGCGGCGCCGGTCGTGTGCGGCACAAGCCGGTTGAACGACCGGCAGTAGAACTGCGCGGGCGCAACAAGGCTGCAGCGGGAGAGGCTGAACGGCGGATGACGATCGCCGAACGGCGCCTGGCTGAGCAGAAGGCTGCCCAGGAGAAGGCGGCCCAGCAGAAGGTCGAGCAGAAAAGCAATGGGGCACCTGCGGGTGACGGACAGCAGGAAACCGTCTCCGCACGCGGACACGGACCCGAGGAAGGGGACAAGCGATGAGCCGCTTCAGTTTCGCCGAATTCGGCAATGAGCTCTACTCCGGCAAGCGGTCCTACCCCTTCGTGGGAAAGCGCAACCTGTGGTTCATCATCGCCGGGGCCGCAGTATTGCTGTCCCTGCTGATCCCCGTCATCAAGGGTGGGTTCAACCTTGGTATCGACTTCCGGGGCGGATCCGAGTTCACGGTCTCCAACGTGCAGGACACGAGTATCTCGGCCGGCGAGCAGGCTGTGACCGGGATAGTGCCCGAGGCCGTTCCCCGCGTGACGAACATAGCGCCGGAAACCGTGCGCGTGCAGACCGAACGGCTCAGTGACGATGAGACGCTGGCCGTTCGCGATGCCCTGATCGGCGCCTACGGGGTCACCGAGGAGGAAGTCACCTCCAACTTCGTCGGACCCACCTGGGGCGAGGACGTGAGCCGGCAGGCCGTCATCGGCCTGATTGTGTTCGTAGTTCTTGCAGCGCTCCTGATGGCGATCTACTTCAGGACCTGGAAGATGTCCGTCGCGGCAATGACCGCGCTCGTGGTTGTCATGATCACCTCCGCTGGAATCTACTCCCTGGTGGACTTCGAGGTGACGCCGTCGGCCATCATCGGTTTCCTGACTATCCTCAGCTACTCCCTTTACGACACTGTGGTGGTCTTCGACAAGATCCGGGAGAACACCGCGGACCAGGACGTGTCCACGAAGCGCACGTTCGCTGAACAGGTGAACCTTGCCGTGAACCAGACGCTGGTCCGTTCGATCAACACCTCCGTGGTCGCTGTCCTGCCCGTCGCGGCGATTCTGTTCATCGGTGCGATGCTGCTCGGTGCCGGCACACTGCGCGACCTCTCCCTGGCGCTCTTCGTGGGCATCATCATCGGCACCGTAACTACGGTCTTCATTGCGGCTCCGATGTACGCGATGCTTCGCATGAAGGAACCCGAGATCCGGAAGCAGGAAAAGCGCGTGCTGCAGCGGCGGTCGCTCGAGGCCAAGGAAGCCGAAGGTACGGTTCGGGCGTAAGCGGTCGCCACACGAAGTCCGACCGGTACCTGAATTCAGCACATCAGCGGCCCGGCACCCTTGGTGCCGGGCCGCTGACATTTCATCGGTTGTTCAATAGGTGCCGTCCGTTACGCGGTCGGGGGAAAGGGCCGCAGCGCGGGCCCGCGGCAGATAAACTTGGAGAGTCAACCTGGAGTGTGGGAT of Arthrobacter sp. JZ12 contains these proteins:
- the secF gene encoding protein translocase subunit SecF, whose amino-acid sequence is MSRFSFAEFGNELYSGKRSYPFVGKRNLWFIIAGAAVLLSLLIPVIKGGFNLGIDFRGGSEFTVSNVQDTSISAGEQAVTGIVPEAVPRVTNIAPETVRVQTERLSDDETLAVRDALIGAYGVTEEEVTSNFVGPTWGEDVSRQAVIGLIVFVVLAALLMAIYFRTWKMSVAAMTALVVVMITSAGIYSLVDFEVTPSAIIGFLTILSYSLYDTVVVFDKIRENTADQDVSTKRTFAEQVNLAVNQTLVRSINTSVVAVLPVAAILFIGAMLLGAGTLRDLSLALFVGIIIGTVTTVFIAAPMYAMLRMKEPEIRKQEKRVLQRRSLEAKEAEGTVRA
- the secD gene encoding protein translocase subunit SecD, which produces MARTGPGSAAKRTLVWLGVVFALLALLLGGGSLWSNASWTPKLALDLEGGTQMILAPEVQGSSTGEITPEQLDQAVEIIRQRVDGSGVAEAEISTQSGQNVIVALPGIPEPETRELIQASAQMEFRPVLFGGPGQAPAAQTPTPEDQLPTPSAEPTDASDPNWITAELLQEFEATDCTSPEALEPAVEPAAGDQPTIACEPDTQGKYILGPVEVRGTEIESADYGMARSAQGQSLNEWVVNIDFNDEATETFRAVTERLFAIGAGDPRNQFAIVLDGVIVSAPTTNAVIPDGRPQISGSFTEESAAALSEQLKYGALPISFEIQSEQQISATLGADQLRLGLIAGVIGLVLVAVYSLFQYRMLGLVTIASLVVAGGLTYLAICILGWTENYRLSLAGVAGLIVAIGQTADSFIVYFERIRDELRDGRGLVSAVENGWRRAKRTVLASKAMNLLAAVVLYFVAVGNVRGFAFTLGLTAIADLIVVFLFTHPTMRLLAMTRFFGEGHRWSGLDPTRLGALPLYRGAGRVRHKPVERPAVELRGRNKAAAGEAERRMTIAERRLAEQKAAQEKAAQQKVEQKSNGAPAGDGQQETVSARGHGPEEGDKR